One genomic segment of Ignavibacteriota bacterium includes these proteins:
- a CDS encoding ACT domain-containing protein — protein sequence MPLNENEIRKLTLQIINDLGSKASPDLVKELVQKKIGNNEFISQNIDGEKSTGKVILTSFGMNHPGIISRVTKVLSDANCDVSDLSQKLMGEFYTMIIILDISNSPKNLSELQAELNKVAEELKIKIYLQHEDLFRYMHRV from the coding sequence GTGCCTTTAAATGAAAATGAAATTCGTAAACTAACACTTCAAATTATTAATGATTTAGGAAGCAAAGCCTCACCGGATTTAGTGAAAGAACTTGTTCAAAAAAAAATTGGTAATAATGAATTTATTTCACAAAATATTGACGGAGAAAAATCAACCGGAAAAGTAATTTTAACTTCGTTCGGAATGAATCATCCGGGAATTATTTCCAGAGTTACAAAAGTATTAAGCGATGCAAATTGTGACGTTTCTGATTTAAGTCAAAAATTAATGGGTGAATTTTATACAATGATAATAATTTTGGATATTTCAAATTCGCCAAAAAATTTATCGGAACTTCAAGCGGAATTAAATAAAGTAGCAGAAGAATTGAAAATAAAAATATACCTTCAGCATGAAGATCTTTTTAGATACATGCACAGAGTTTAA
- a CDS encoding acyl-CoA dehydrogenase — translation MNFDFTEEQLMIQQTAREFTHAEIAPTTIERDKEAKFPTEIVKKLGELGFMGMMIDPEFDGAGMDTVSYVLAMIEIAKVDASVAVIMSVNNSLVTTGLQKWGSDYIKETFLKPLARGEKLGAFALSEPEAGSDATHQQTSAYKDGDFWILNGTKNWITNGQSADYFIVMAQTDKEKRHKGITAFMVEKGTDGFGHGVKEDKLGIRSSDTCTLTFANCKVPEKNIIGEVGKGFNFAMDTLNGGRYGIAAQAVGIAEGAFETAFKYANERKAFGTEIFNHQAIQFKLSEMATDLEAAKLLTLQAAALRDEKKPYIKQASMAKLFASKVAVQNSLEAVQIHGGYGYVREYHVERFLRDSKITEIYEGTSEIQKLVIARELQKELLS, via the coding sequence ATGAATTTTGATTTCACAGAAGAACAACTAATGATTCAGCAAACTGCAAGGGAATTTACTCACGCAGAAATTGCTCCAACAACAATTGAGCGGGATAAAGAAGCAAAATTTCCGACCGAAATTGTAAAAAAACTTGGCGAACTTGGTTTCATGGGAATGATGATTGATCCCGAATTTGACGGTGCCGGAATGGATACAGTTTCGTATGTTTTAGCAATGATTGAAATTGCAAAAGTTGATGCATCTGTTGCAGTTATTATGTCTGTTAATAATTCTTTAGTTACAACCGGATTGCAAAAATGGGGATCTGATTATATCAAAGAAACATTTCTAAAACCATTGGCAAGAGGTGAGAAATTAGGAGCTTTTGCTTTATCTGAACCGGAAGCCGGAAGTGACGCAACTCATCAGCAAACATCTGCATATAAAGATGGCGATTTTTGGATTTTAAACGGAACAAAAAATTGGATAACAAACGGACAAAGTGCAGATTATTTTATTGTAATGGCTCAAACAGATAAAGAGAAACGTCACAAAGGTATTACTGCATTTATGGTTGAAAAGGGAACTGATGGTTTTGGACATGGAGTTAAAGAAGATAAATTAGGAATTAGAAGTTCTGATACTTGCACTTTAACATTTGCAAATTGTAAAGTTCCGGAGAAAAATATTATTGGTGAAGTTGGGAAAGGTTTTAATTTTGCTATGGATACTTTAAATGGCGGACGTTACGGAATTGCTGCTCAAGCTGTTGGAATTGCCGAAGGTGCTTTTGAAACCGCATTCAAATATGCAAACGAAAGGAAAGCATTTGGAACGGAAATTTTTAATCACCAAGCTATTCAATTTAAATTATCCGAAATGGCTACGGATTTAGAAGCTGCAAAACTTCTAACTCTGCAAGCGGCTGCACTTCGTGATGAGAAGAAACCATATATCAAACAAGCGTCAATGGCAAAATTATTTGCATCAAAAGTTGCAGTACAAAATTCGTTGGAAGCTGTTCAAATTCATGGCGGATACGGTTATGTAAGAGAATATCACGTTGAAAGATTTTTGCGCGATTCAAAAATTACGGAAATTTACGAGGGAACTTCAGAAATTCAAAAACTTGTAATTGCACGTGAGTTGCAAAAAGAATTATTATCATAA